The genomic interval atTATGAATAAAATCTGACGTTAGATATATGGATATGTATCTCTCTCTCTGTCGTCTCCATTAATGGAAGATGGACGCATCCATTCTTCACCGGCGATGTCCTCAGTCCCCGGGTTATTTACTCACACGATCCTTCCAAACTTTTCTTCTGTATTTGTTTACGAGTTTGCATTTTTTCTTACTGTGATGAAACTCATTGCCAAACAATTGAAGTGTTTTTTTGTGGGAAAAAGATATTTAATCAACTTTCAAGTATCTGCATATGGCTTTAGCATGTGTTCTTCCACCACCCACATCTATATCTTCCACATACTCAGCCGTGTCTGTGCCGTTGAAGAGTCTACATTCGTGTTCAACCATGGAGGAGCTCAAACAATGTCAAGCCCAGTTAATCAAACTGGGTCGTTCTTCCGACAATGATGCCATGGGCCGTGTCATCAAATTCTGTGCTTTATTAAAATCAGGGGACTTGAAACATGCACTCAAGGTGTTCGCTATGTTGCCATTCCCAGATGTTTATGTTTATAACATTACGCTGAGGGGTTTTTTGGGAGCAAATTTGTGCAGAAATGGTATTCTTTTCTACTCTCGTATGTTGGAAAGGTTCGTCGTGCCGAATGAATTTACGTTCCCTCCCGTTATACGTGCGTGTAGCATAGACAATGCGGTTGAAGAAGGGAAGCAGGTGCATGGCCAGGTGATCAAACTTGGGTTTGGCCAGGATTCATTTTGTCAGAACAATTTAATTCACATGTATGTGAAATttaattctttggatgaagctAGAAGAGTGTTTGACAAGTTGGATGTGAAAGATGATGTTTCTTGGACTACCTTGATAAGTGGTTATTCCGAGCTGGGCTGCGTTGATGAAGTGCTTCATGTTCTTGAGTTGATGTCTGTCAAAAGATCCGCTGTGTGGAATGCCTTGATCGCAGCTTATGTGCAGAATAATCGGTTCCATAAAGCGTTTTCCGCGTTCGATTGGATGCTAAAAGAAAATGTGGTGATGGACAATTTTGTGGCTGCTAGTTTGCTGTCTGCTTGTACAGGAGTGGGTGCACTGGAACGAGGTGATCGGATATACGAATACATTAGAAGTAGTGGGATTCAAGTGGATCCCAAGTTGGCGACAACAATTATTGATATGTACTGCAAATGTGGACACCTGGAGAAGGCACTCGAGGTGTTTAAGGGATTACCAAGTAAAGGGatctcatcttggaattgtatGATTGGGGGATTAGGTATGCATGGTCAAGGAAAGGCTGCCGTTGAGCTTTTGAAAGAAATGGAGCAGAGTGCAGTGCAACCTGATTATGTTACATTCGTGAATCTGCTCAGTGCTTGTGCACATTCAGGACTAGTAAAAGAAGGGAAGCATTATTTTCGTTACATGACTGAAATGTATGGCATTTCTCCAAGAATGGAGCATTATGGATGTTTTGTGGATTTGTTGGGTAGAGCTGGATTACTCGAGGAAGCGAGGAAAGTTATTCATGATATGCCTATGAAAGCTGATGCGAGTGTTTTAGGTGCTCTTCTTGGAGCTTGTAACATCTATGGGAATGTGGATATGGGAGATGAGATCGGGAGGGAAGTGATCGACCTAGAGCCAGACAACAGTGGGCGCTATGTTTTGTTGGCTAATCTATATACCAAAATTGGTAGATATGAAAATGTTGCTAACATCAGGAAGTTGATGAATGACAGAGGAGTTAAAAAGGAAGCTGGAATTTCGACGATTGAATTTCAAGGTATAGTTAGCGAGTTCATTGCTGGAGGAATTACTCATCCACAAGCTGAagaaatatattgtaaaatggAAGAAATTTTTGTACGTATTAGAGATGTAGGCTATGTGCCAGACACTGATGAAATTTTGTTTGATATCTCTGATGAGGAAAGAGACAATCTATCTCACTGCCATAGTGAGAAACTGGCTATTGCTTTTGGATTGTTGAAAACTAAACCTGGGGAACTTATCCGTGTTACCAAGAACTTGCGTGTCTGTAAAGATTGCCATGAGGTGAGTAAGTTGATATCAAAGGTTTATGATCGTGAAATAATTGTGAGGGATCGGAATCGGTTTCACCATTTCAAAGGAGGATTATGTTCGTGTAAAGAATACTGGTGAAGAAAAAAATGGGTGGCGACATGATCCCTCAGCTTGAGAACATTTGGTAGGACCCTTGTGGATAATTGTCTATTTTGACAATCTATGGCATATTCTTGGATGCAAGAAATTAATGCCGAATAAGATCTTTTAGACCTTTGTTTGGGAGTAAGGAATATGTCTCGAGAGTTATCAAGTTCGAACCAGATGGAAAATCTGTCAGACACGAGTAGCTTGTTCAAGCACATTTCCCTGGGTAAGTCCCAGGTATCCTACTTAGTTTATTAATTACATATTGTTCCTTTTTTGCTTTTGTAATGTTTCATGTATGAAAGAGTGTATatcaaataaagaaaccatTGATCTTCCATCTTCAAGAAGTAACGAAAAAATCAATCAATACCTATATAGAATTGTGAATAAAAGGGTAAGCATTCTTGGCTTTGGTCAGAATCATTAGGATTTTTGCTTTGTGGTTTCTACATAATGTacataccttctggaaacaagAACTGAGCAGATGGATTATTTAAGGTATTGGATGcttaatttttcttaaaaatgcAAGTTTCTATTCCAAATACATTTAGTCATCCATCTGCTCAGTTATTGATTCACCCTGGATTATGAGTTTTATTCAACTGTGTCTCATTATATAATCTTTTCATTTATTTACTATGGTAAAGATCAAAATGCTGCTGTCAAGTTTAGCAATGAGAGAGATCCGAGCCCAAAAAAACAAATTGGTAAATGAGTTGATGCAGAGATGAGATTAATAATGAGCTCTCTTTGATTCATGGATATTTCATGCATGAGCTTGTGATTTTTCTTGTTCTTTCTTGGCTTTgacaataattttttatttttgcttAGGGTTGTTGGATAACGGTtacttgatatttatttttcttgaatCCCTTCCTGTCAAAAAGCTGTCAAAAATGTAAATATATTAATGAAATGTCAAACTAatattgttgatagatttgcTCGAGTAAGCCTTTTGAGGTTCCATGCCGCACTTTATTGTTAGCACTGCCCTACATATAGCATGATATTGTTTGTTATGTTGCACTCAAACCAGTTGTGATTTTGGTTAGATCGACACATGCATATGTTGTCTCCTCTGTTCATATATCGACAATGTGTGACTTGTCTGCTGTGTACATGGTTGAACTGGGCTCGAGGTACAAATTTTCACATCCTGGATTATTTAAACTTTTTTTGAGATCCAGTAAAGATTGCCATTCCCCTTTGTGCTCTGTTTCATTCTTCTTTTTAGTCTAGCAGCTGATTTGGGAAAAAAGGACCCCTTAAACAAGCACCTTATGCTAAGATCTGCCCCAGTTTTGATTGGCTTTGAGTTTAATAGTATCAAGGACTTCCAATATTAGAAGTGCCAATGCAACACCCAACTTCGAGGAGCTGAGCTAGAGAAGTTTAGTGAACTTTTGTTCCATTGCAACAAAAATCTAGGACATGGCCCTGGTGCTCTTTCTTGATGCTGCATCAAACAACCTATACAGTCAATTTATCCTCTGATTATGTATAAACCAAATATTATTCAGGAATATACGTAAAGTTACCAATAGAGGCAGGGGTATAATCTATTAGCTATTATCTTGCCTTCGATGTTCATTCATAAGAGTGCGAAAGTAGACATAGACATTTTTGTAAAACAAGATAACTGGGGGCAGAAACGGGAATTGCAGATGGTTTGAGCAAATGAATGGATGTTACGATACAAAAGTCTTTGCAATTTCTTGTTCTTGgtaaatttttgcttttatatTTCATGTGGGCGTCGACTTTGCAGGATCATCTGTTAATAACTTGGTTCTGTTTTTCTGCAAAAGATAATTACAATGCTTTCCATATTGGAGGCAATCTGGAAAACAGGATGCTCGAATT from Primulina eburnea isolate SZY01 chromosome 17, ASM2296580v1, whole genome shotgun sequence carries:
- the LOC140818248 gene encoding pentatricopeptide repeat-containing protein At5g66520-like, whose protein sequence is MALACVLPPPTSISSTYSAVSVPLKSLHSCSTMEELKQCQAQLIKLGRSSDNDAMGRVIKFCALLKSGDLKHALKVFAMLPFPDVYVYNITLRGFLGANLCRNGILFYSRMLERFVVPNEFTFPPVIRACSIDNAVEEGKQVHGQVIKLGFGQDSFCQNNLIHMYVKFNSLDEARRVFDKLDVKDDVSWTTLISGYSELGCVDEVLHVLELMSVKRSAVWNALIAAYVQNNRFHKAFSAFDWMLKENVVMDNFVAASLLSACTGVGALERGDRIYEYIRSSGIQVDPKLATTIIDMYCKCGHLEKALEVFKGLPSKGISSWNCMIGGLGMHGQGKAAVELLKEMEQSAVQPDYVTFVNLLSACAHSGLVKEGKHYFRYMTEMYGISPRMEHYGCFVDLLGRAGLLEEARKVIHDMPMKADASVLGALLGACNIYGNVDMGDEIGREVIDLEPDNSGRYVLLANLYTKIGRYENVANIRKLMNDRGVKKEAGISTIEFQGIVSEFIAGGITHPQAEEIYCKMEEIFVRIRDVGYVPDTDEILFDISDEERDNLSHCHSEKLAIAFGLLKTKPGELIRVTKNLRVCKDCHEVSKLISKVYDREIIVRDRNRFHHFKGGLCSCKEYW